Proteins from a genomic interval of Marmoricola sp. OAE513:
- a CDS encoding DUF4233 domain-containing protein, with protein sequence MQRRLCSAILFLQAVVLGLTTPVLVHADDLSTTQGLVIGLGLCVACLLVAGMLRARWAYVLGWLIQAGALALGAFTPVMIVLGVIFAALWFAAYRLGATIDRDKAAAVPADGASD encoded by the coding sequence ATGCAGCGGCGACTCTGCTCGGCGATCCTCTTCCTCCAGGCGGTGGTGCTCGGTCTGACCACCCCGGTGCTGGTGCACGCCGACGACCTGAGCACGACCCAGGGTCTGGTGATCGGGCTCGGCCTGTGCGTCGCCTGCCTGCTGGTCGCGGGGATGCTCCGCGCGCGCTGGGCCTACGTGCTCGGCTGGCTGATCCAGGCCGGCGCCCTCGCGCTGGGGGCGTTCACCCCGGTGATGATCGTGCTCGGGGTGATCTTCGCGGCGCTGTGGTTCGCGGCGTACCGGCTCGGGGCGACCATCGACCGGGACAAGGCCGCCGCTGTGCCCGCGGACGGCGCCTCCGACTAG
- the ndk gene encoding nucleoside-diphosphate kinase, whose translation MTQRTLVLLKPDTVRRGLVGEVLSRFEAKGLTIVALQHRQIDAAIADQHYAEHVERDFYPPLRDFVTSGPLVALVLEGDEAIEVVRGLNGATDGRKAAPGTIRGDLSLSNRENLVHGSDSEESAAREIGIWFPEL comes from the coding sequence ATGACTCAGCGAACCCTGGTCCTGCTCAAGCCCGACACCGTACGTCGGGGCCTCGTCGGCGAGGTCCTCTCGCGTTTCGAGGCCAAGGGACTGACGATCGTGGCGCTGCAGCACCGGCAGATCGACGCCGCGATCGCTGACCAGCACTACGCCGAGCACGTCGAACGGGACTTCTACCCGCCGCTGCGCGACTTCGTGACCAGCGGTCCGCTCGTCGCCCTGGTGCTCGAGGGCGACGAGGCGATCGAGGTCGTGCGTGGCCTCAACGGCGCCACCGACGGCCGCAAGGCCGCTCCCGGAACCATCCGCGGTGACCTGTCGCTGTCGAACCGCGAGAACCTGGTGCACGGCTCGGACTCCGAGGAGTCCGCCGCCCGCGAGATCGGCATCTGGTTCCCCGAGCTCTGA
- a CDS encoding rod shape-determining protein yields the protein MANNLIGRDLAVDLGTANTLVYVRGKGVLLDEPSVVAMNSQTREVLAVGTEAKRMVGRTPDAITTVRPLRDGVIADFDATEQMLRTFIAQVHRRRYFAKPRMVICVPSGVTPVEQRAVKEAGYQAGARKVFIIEEPMAAAIGAGLPVHEATGNMVVDIGGGTTEVAVISLGGLVTTLSVRTAGDEIDQSIIAYLKKEHSLMLGERTAEEIKMTLGSAYPMVSELTGEIRGRDMISGLPRSVRLSSVEVRHAIEEQLHSIVDAVRTTLDQTPPELAGDIMDRGIVLTGGGALLRGLDERIRNETGMPVHVAADPLSSVVLGSGKCVEEFEALQQVLVAENGRGAA from the coding sequence ATGGCGAACAACCTGATCGGCCGTGACCTGGCAGTCGACCTCGGCACTGCCAACACGCTGGTCTACGTGCGCGGCAAGGGCGTGCTCCTCGACGAGCCGTCCGTGGTCGCGATGAACAGCCAGACCCGCGAGGTCCTGGCCGTCGGCACGGAGGCCAAGCGCATGGTCGGCCGTACGCCGGACGCCATCACCACGGTGCGCCCGCTGCGCGACGGCGTGATTGCCGACTTCGACGCCACCGAGCAGATGCTGCGCACGTTCATCGCCCAGGTGCACCGCCGCCGCTACTTCGCCAAGCCCCGGATGGTCATCTGCGTACCGAGCGGCGTGACCCCGGTCGAGCAGCGCGCGGTCAAGGAGGCCGGCTACCAGGCCGGCGCCCGCAAGGTCTTCATCATCGAGGAGCCGATGGCCGCCGCGATCGGCGCCGGGCTCCCGGTCCACGAGGCGACCGGCAACATGGTCGTCGACATCGGCGGCGGCACCACCGAGGTCGCGGTGATCTCGCTCGGCGGTCTGGTCACCACGCTGTCGGTGCGCACCGCGGGCGACGAGATCGACCAGTCGATCATCGCCTACCTCAAGAAGGAGCACTCCCTGATGCTGGGGGAGCGCACGGCCGAGGAGATCAAGATGACCCTCGGGTCGGCGTACCCGATGGTCAGCGAGCTGACCGGGGAGATCCGCGGCCGAGACATGATCTCCGGACTTCCGCGCTCGGTCCGGCTGAGCAGCGTCGAGGTCCGGCACGCGATCGAGGAGCAGCTGCACTCCATCGTGGACGCCGTGCGCACCACGCTGGACCAGACTCCCCCCGAGCTGGCCGGGGACATCATGGACCGCGGCATCGTGCTCACCGGCGGGGGCGCGCTGCTCCGCGGGCTGGACGAGCGCATCCGCAACGAGACCGGGATGCCGGTGCACGTGGCTGCCGATCCGCTCAGCTCGGTCGTGCTCGGTTCGGGCAAGTGCGTCGAGGAGTTCGAGGCGCTGCAGCAGGTCCTGGTCGCCGAGAACGGCCGGGGTGCCGCCTGA
- the mreC gene encoding rod shape-determining protein MreC, whose protein sequence is MARRNLGQGPTSDGSRRVLGLLVLAALTVITLDARTGDDSPLNPVRSAVGSVVGPVENATATVTRPISDLADYFTTNKSLRDDVATLSADNARLRNEVSTEPLDRKRLAELDSLTRTASETGYSLVAARVIALGPVQSFSRTVTIDAGTSAGLTKNMTVLNNDGLVGRVVQVTRSTATVLLIVDTESVVGGRLGTNSEIGFLRGRGTIGGAGRLDLELVDNAVAPSRDDVVVTWGSDNGVPYVAGIPIGKVESVVSSPRQSSRVAVIAPFVDFTALDVVGVVVPKGTQGDRTVITQGGSR, encoded by the coding sequence ATGGCTCGCCGCAACCTCGGGCAGGGGCCCACCTCGGACGGCTCGCGACGCGTGCTCGGCCTGCTGGTGCTGGCTGCCCTGACCGTGATCACGCTGGACGCGCGGACCGGCGACGACTCCCCGCTGAACCCGGTGCGCTCGGCCGTCGGCTCCGTGGTCGGGCCGGTCGAGAACGCGACCGCCACCGTGACCCGGCCGATCTCCGACCTGGCTGACTACTTCACGACCAACAAGTCGCTGCGTGACGACGTCGCGACCCTGTCGGCGGACAACGCGCGGCTGCGCAACGAGGTGTCCACCGAGCCGCTGGACCGCAAGCGGCTCGCCGAGCTCGACAGCCTGACCCGGACCGCGAGCGAGACCGGCTACTCGTTGGTCGCGGCCCGCGTGATCGCGCTCGGACCGGTGCAGTCGTTCTCCCGGACGGTCACCATCGACGCCGGTACGTCGGCCGGCCTGACCAAGAACATGACCGTCCTCAACAACGACGGGCTCGTCGGCCGGGTCGTGCAGGTCACCCGCTCGACCGCCACCGTGCTGCTCATCGTCGACACCGAGTCGGTCGTCGGCGGTCGGCTCGGCACCAACAGCGAGATCGGCTTCCTGCGCGGTCGCGGCACCATCGGCGGCGCCGGACGTCTCGACCTCGAGCTCGTCGACAACGCCGTCGCCCCCTCGCGCGACGACGTCGTGGTCACCTGGGGCTCCGACAACGGCGTCCCGTACGTCGCCGGGATCCCGATCGGCAAGGTCGAGTCGGTCGTCTCCTCGCCGCGGCAGAGCTCGCGGGTCGCCGTGATCGCCCCGTTCGTCGACTTCACCGCGCTCGACGTGGTCGGGGTCGTCGTCCCGAAGGGCACCCAGGGCGACCGCACCGTGATCACCCAGGGAGGTTCCCGATGA
- the mreD gene encoding rod shape-determining protein MreD, which produces MTAFRDAALVLVVGLAVVAQSVIFRFVAVDGVVPNLALIVVVAAAISRGSQFAAVLGFATGLLLDLAPPADHVAGRWALALVVVGYLAGRVRQDARTSPVMAVGLVAAMSFVGTSVFALTGVVLDDGVLPVDLTIKVLLISVLWDVALAPFLVPGLVWLVDRLGSYGRTTGSLASTYRMP; this is translated from the coding sequence ATGACCGCGTTCCGCGATGCCGCGCTCGTGCTGGTCGTCGGTCTGGCGGTCGTCGCCCAGTCGGTGATCTTCCGCTTCGTCGCCGTCGACGGCGTGGTCCCCAACCTCGCGCTCATCGTGGTCGTCGCTGCGGCGATCTCGCGCGGGTCGCAGTTCGCCGCGGTCCTCGGATTCGCGACCGGACTGCTCCTCGATCTCGCGCCGCCGGCCGACCACGTCGCCGGTCGGTGGGCGCTCGCCCTGGTCGTCGTCGGCTACCTCGCCGGCCGGGTCCGCCAGGACGCGCGCACCTCCCCGGTGATGGCCGTCGGGCTGGTCGCCGCGATGTCCTTCGTCGGTACCTCGGTCTTCGCGCTCACCGGTGTCGTGCTCGACGACGGCGTCCTGCCGGTCGACCTGACCATCAAGGTGCTCCTGATCAGCGTCCTGTGGGACGTCGCGCTGGCGCCGTTCCTGGTCCCCGGTCTCGTCTGGCTGGTCGACCGCCTCGGTTCCTACGGCCGCACGACCGGTTCCCTGGCCAGCACCTACCGGATGCCGTGA
- the mrdA gene encoding penicillin-binding protein 2 yields MAAVLIRPNPTKSRLRLFVMQVLMLSLFLTLFARLWYLQVLTGEEYQAKAAEQSVRDVVVQPARGLIVDAQGRSLVANRTSWVVSVDRTVLAKMADDDRETLLRKVAKAVDAPYDDVVARTVLCGTDGAVKGTCWNGSPFQPIPVAQDVPQQVAVKISEQGEDYPGVLAQAESVRAYPSPFGINAAGVLGYLSPITGDELEEAEKSDDTSVNGASVVGRAGLEKTYDQYLRGTPGTTKVGVDSDGHVLGNTGTIAAEPGDTLVTSIDAKVQSLAEKELHEAITTARKTYDPVTHKNYVADSGAVVVMDAKTGNVVAMASQPTYDPGAWVGGISAKQLKKLYSKKAGEPLLSRATQGQFAPGSTWKPLMTVGALNNGYGEDTRLNCSSGLQVGNRWFKNYESASYGSIDFARALQISCDTFFYRVGLGYWNKYGSDASNVKAKDPLVSIAKSFGFGTKTGLDIPGEASGRIADRKWKLEYWNAMKGYYCKIDKRNKTGKRDFLHVFAHEFCVEGNKYRATDSVNYAIGQGDTIVTPIQLARAYAALSNGGTLYAPRIAKAVVSADGKLVKRIAPVVQGHVKSKKSALKYVDEALKGTPKVGTLAWKFVGFPLDKVQVRGKTGSAEVYGKQSTSWVATYTKDYVVVMMVTQAGTGSGTSGPAVRKIWEGLYGIDGEDVRPSRAAVPGTTSPKKLPVFGADGSIMPPARGGRK; encoded by the coding sequence ATGGCAGCAGTCCTGATCAGGCCGAACCCGACGAAGAGCCGCCTGCGGCTGTTCGTCATGCAGGTCCTGATGCTGTCCCTGTTCCTCACGCTGTTCGCCCGACTCTGGTACCTGCAGGTGCTCACGGGGGAGGAGTACCAGGCCAAGGCCGCCGAGCAGTCGGTCCGCGACGTCGTCGTGCAGCCGGCCCGCGGCCTGATCGTCGACGCGCAGGGGCGCTCGCTGGTGGCCAACCGCACGAGCTGGGTCGTCAGCGTGGACCGCACGGTCCTGGCGAAGATGGCCGATGACGACCGGGAGACCCTGCTTCGGAAGGTCGCCAAGGCTGTCGACGCGCCGTACGACGACGTGGTCGCCCGGACGGTGCTCTGCGGCACCGACGGCGCGGTCAAGGGCACCTGCTGGAACGGGTCGCCGTTCCAGCCGATCCCGGTCGCCCAGGACGTCCCGCAGCAGGTCGCGGTGAAGATCTCCGAGCAGGGCGAGGACTACCCGGGCGTGCTGGCGCAGGCGGAGAGCGTGCGGGCCTACCCCTCGCCGTTCGGCATCAACGCGGCCGGCGTCCTCGGCTACCTCAGCCCGATCACCGGTGACGAGCTCGAGGAGGCCGAGAAGTCCGACGACACCAGCGTCAACGGGGCGTCGGTCGTCGGCCGGGCCGGCCTGGAGAAGACCTACGACCAGTACCTGCGCGGCACGCCGGGGACGACCAAGGTCGGTGTGGACTCCGACGGACACGTCCTCGGGAACACGGGCACGATCGCCGCCGAACCGGGGGACACGCTGGTCACCTCGATCGACGCCAAGGTGCAGAGCCTGGCGGAGAAGGAGCTGCACGAGGCGATCACGACCGCCCGGAAGACCTACGACCCCGTCACGCACAAGAACTACGTCGCCGATTCCGGGGCCGTGGTCGTGATGGACGCGAAGACCGGCAACGTGGTCGCGATGGCCAGCCAGCCGACGTACGACCCGGGCGCGTGGGTCGGAGGCATCTCGGCCAAGCAGCTCAAGAAGCTGTACTCGAAGAAGGCCGGTGAGCCGCTGTTGTCGCGGGCCACCCAGGGGCAGTTCGCGCCGGGCTCGACCTGGAAGCCGCTCATGACGGTCGGTGCCCTGAACAACGGGTACGGCGAGGACACCCGGCTGAACTGCTCGAGCGGTCTCCAGGTCGGCAACCGCTGGTTCAAGAACTACGAGTCCGCGTCGTACGGGTCGATCGACTTCGCCCGAGCGCTGCAGATCTCCTGCGACACCTTCTTCTACCGGGTCGGGCTCGGCTACTGGAACAAGTACGGGTCGGACGCCAGCAACGTCAAGGCCAAGGACCCGCTCGTCTCGATCGCGAAGTCGTTCGGCTTCGGCACCAAGACCGGCCTCGACATCCCGGGCGAGGCCAGCGGGCGGATCGCGGACCGGAAGTGGAAGCTGGAGTACTGGAACGCGATGAAGGGCTACTACTGCAAGATCGACAAGCGGAACAAGACCGGGAAGCGCGACTTCCTGCACGTCTTCGCCCACGAGTTCTGCGTCGAGGGCAACAAGTACCGCGCGACCGACTCGGTGAACTACGCGATCGGGCAGGGCGACACGATCGTCACCCCGATCCAGCTCGCCCGCGCGTACGCCGCGCTCTCCAACGGTGGCACGCTCTACGCCCCGCGGATCGCCAAGGCCGTGGTCAGCGCCGACGGCAAGCTGGTCAAGCGGATCGCCCCGGTGGTCCAGGGCCACGTGAAGTCCAAGAAGTCCGCGCTCAAGTACGTCGACGAGGCGCTCAAGGGCACCCCGAAGGTCGGCACCCTGGCGTGGAAGTTCGTCGGGTTCCCGCTCGACAAGGTCCAGGTGCGCGGCAAGACCGGGTCGGCCGAGGTCTACGGCAAGCAGAGCACCTCCTGGGTCGCGACCTACACCAAGGACTACGTCGTGGTGATGATGGTGACCCAGGCCGGTACCGGTTCGGGCACCTCGGGTCCGGCAGTCCGCAAGATCTGGGAGGGCTTGTACGGCATCGACGGTGAGGACGTCCGTCCGAGCCGTGCTGCGGTCCCGGGCACCACCTCGCCCAAGAAGCTGCCGGTCTTCGGCGCTGACGGCTCGATCATGCCGCCCGCCCGAGGGGGCAGGAAGTGA
- the rodA gene encoding rod shape-determining protein RodA gives MTILAHPSPARARTSARPAAKVDRILVGAAAAVLVTGTLLVWSATSTNDALTGGDPTAYLRKQVVNVVIGLALAAAVVFTDRRWVRILAPLVYAGSVVGLLLVLVMGSTINGSRSWLLLGGLSIQPAEFAKLAVVVGMALLVAERTESSRKRKVGALEVLGMLVVAGLPAALILLQPDLGTMLVLSATVFGVLAAAGTPPRWLVGLGLAGGAGAVFVISAGVLKEYQVHRFLAFTDPGLDPRGAGYNVNQARIAIGNGGLFGQGLFDGSQTRSGFVPEQHTDFVFTVAGEELGLVGAGLLIALIAVLLWRALLIAKRAEDLFGRVAAAGIACWFGFQAFQNIGMCLGIMPVTGVPLPLVSYGGSSMFASMMAIGLLLNIERSSMKPARW, from the coding sequence GTGACGATCCTCGCGCACCCGAGCCCGGCGAGGGCTCGGACCTCAGCCCGACCGGCCGCCAAGGTCGACCGGATCCTCGTCGGCGCCGCAGCCGCCGTCCTGGTCACCGGCACGCTGCTCGTGTGGTCGGCGACCTCGACCAACGACGCGCTGACCGGCGGCGACCCGACGGCGTACCTGCGCAAGCAGGTGGTCAACGTGGTGATCGGTCTCGCGCTGGCTGCAGCGGTCGTCTTCACCGACCGCCGGTGGGTCCGCATCCTTGCTCCGCTGGTGTACGCCGGCTCCGTGGTCGGTCTGCTGCTCGTCCTCGTGATGGGATCGACGATCAACGGTTCGCGTTCCTGGCTGCTGCTCGGGGGCTTGTCGATCCAGCCCGCCGAGTTCGCGAAGCTCGCGGTGGTCGTCGGGATGGCACTGCTGGTCGCCGAGCGCACCGAGTCCTCCCGCAAGCGCAAGGTCGGCGCGCTGGAGGTGCTCGGCATGCTTGTGGTCGCCGGACTCCCGGCTGCTCTCATCCTGCTGCAGCCCGACCTCGGCACGATGCTGGTGCTCTCGGCCACCGTCTTCGGGGTGCTCGCTGCGGCGGGAACGCCGCCGCGCTGGTTGGTCGGTCTGGGCCTGGCGGGTGGCGCGGGTGCGGTGTTCGTCATCTCGGCCGGGGTGCTCAAGGAGTACCAGGTGCACCGGTTCCTGGCCTTCACGGACCCGGGCCTGGATCCGCGCGGAGCCGGCTACAACGTCAACCAGGCCCGGATCGCGATCGGCAACGGGGGCCTGTTCGGCCAGGGACTCTTCGACGGCTCGCAGACGCGCTCCGGGTTCGTGCCCGAGCAGCACACCGACTTCGTCTTCACCGTGGCCGGTGAGGAGCTCGGCCTGGTCGGTGCCGGCCTGCTGATCGCGCTCATCGCGGTGCTGCTCTGGCGCGCGCTGCTGATCGCCAAGCGCGCCGAGGACCTGTTCGGTCGCGTGGCTGCTGCAGGCATCGCCTGCTGGTTCGGGTTCCAGGCGTTCCAGAACATCGGCATGTGCCTCGGCATCATGCCGGTGACCGGGGTCCCGCTGCCGCTGGTCTCCTACGGGGGATCCTCCATGTTCGCCTCGATGATGGCGATCGGGCTGCTGCTCAACATCGAGCGAAGCTCGATGAAGCCGGCTCGTTGGTGA
- a CDS encoding S8 family serine peptidase: MPSQPRRSARGPVAVLGSLAIATTMLGPVVPGAQAEAAAPVAPAPVVDPAAGADLPVPARIVVRWKDSASTAARERARAATRTRAGGALGDEEFELVHPRSGQSVSDALRALRADPRVASADADHYLATFGTPDDPDLPRQWALQPDGATTSAGGSTSGGGIDVGPAWERAVGSPQTVVAVIDQGYNFEAPDLAPVAWQNADEVAGNGVDDDGNGFVDDVRGWDFVGSNLDQPTGDNDPTDDDPTTGGHGAHVAGILGARGNDGTGITGVAQNVRIMPLRACSRSALGGTNRCLLSAIVQAINYAGKNGARVANLSLGGYQYDQVMADALAANPATLYVAAAGNDARDNEQRAVYPCNYDPVADSTVPGRVDNVVCVAALDRAGKPASFSNWGARHVDLAAPGVDIWSIYRRYEATVVWSDDFEDGDLDSWVNGDPGFGVGAAGDGPLVSKGLTDSPGAAPVAGAHAIRTRSFAVPRTAEYCEIGGERFAKLTDAEDFSYSLWVDGAETPVSRSLAVTWTNPVLKSFSTGVFEATELAGKQVSLHLDYTAPPGLDAGYGVWLDNLKVSCGAVARPAPYQLLSGTSMAAPMVSGAAALLYSLKPGATTAQVRAAILGSARRVAAWKGRTVTGGRLDVAAAMGRLVPPDTRMVASPRVSGQAVAIKAGQNGTIPGVTFQCRIDSGPFRACNPNGAVRGVRPGHHVFAVRAVDRYGNVDPTPARASFVVAGCIVPAVIGRTPSRAVAAFDRAGCKVGKLVRPTGVPNRKLKVKAVYPVAGAYRLPGELLTVVLKRR; the protein is encoded by the coding sequence GTGCCCTCCCAGCCACGGCGGAGTGCTCGAGGTCCGGTCGCGGTCCTCGGGTCGCTCGCGATCGCCACGACGATGCTGGGTCCCGTCGTGCCCGGGGCACAGGCCGAAGCGGCCGCTCCGGTCGCTCCCGCACCGGTGGTCGACCCCGCCGCTGGCGCTGATCTGCCGGTGCCGGCCAGGATCGTCGTCCGGTGGAAGGACTCGGCCTCGACCGCCGCGCGCGAGCGTGCACGGGCCGCTACCCGCACCCGGGCCGGCGGCGCGCTGGGCGATGAGGAGTTCGAGCTCGTGCATCCCCGGTCGGGGCAGTCGGTCTCCGACGCCCTGCGCGCGCTCCGTGCCGACCCACGGGTGGCCTCGGCCGACGCCGACCACTACCTCGCGACGTTCGGGACGCCCGACGACCCGGACCTCCCGCGGCAGTGGGCGCTCCAGCCCGACGGCGCCACGACCAGCGCGGGGGGCAGCACGTCCGGTGGCGGGATCGACGTCGGCCCCGCTTGGGAGCGGGCCGTCGGGTCGCCGCAGACCGTCGTCGCGGTGATCGACCAGGGGTACAACTTCGAGGCGCCCGACCTGGCGCCGGTCGCTTGGCAGAACGCCGACGAGGTCGCCGGCAACGGCGTCGACGACGACGGCAACGGGTTCGTCGACGACGTCCGCGGGTGGGACTTCGTCGGGTCCAACCTCGACCAGCCGACCGGCGACAACGACCCCACCGACGACGACCCGACGACCGGGGGCCACGGAGCCCACGTCGCGGGCATCCTCGGTGCACGCGGCAACGACGGCACGGGCATCACCGGGGTCGCGCAGAACGTGCGGATCATGCCGCTGCGCGCCTGCTCGCGGTCCGCGCTCGGCGGCACGAACCGGTGCCTGCTGTCGGCGATCGTGCAGGCGATCAACTACGCGGGCAAGAACGGCGCGCGGGTCGCCAACCTCTCCCTCGGCGGCTACCAGTACGACCAGGTGATGGCCGACGCGCTCGCCGCCAACCCGGCCACCCTGTACGTCGCCGCCGCCGGCAACGACGCACGCGACAACGAGCAGCGCGCGGTCTACCCGTGCAACTACGACCCGGTGGCGGACTCGACGGTGCCCGGCCGGGTCGACAACGTGGTGTGCGTCGCCGCGCTCGACCGGGCCGGCAAGCCCGCGAGCTTCAGCAACTGGGGTGCCCGGCACGTCGACCTGGCAGCGCCCGGAGTCGACATCTGGAGCATCTACCGACGCTACGAGGCCACGGTCGTGTGGAGCGACGACTTCGAGGACGGCGACCTGGATTCGTGGGTCAACGGCGACCCCGGCTTCGGCGTCGGCGCCGCCGGCGACGGCCCGCTGGTCAGCAAGGGCCTGACCGACTCCCCGGGCGCGGCCCCGGTGGCGGGCGCGCACGCGATCCGCACCCGGTCGTTCGCGGTGCCGCGGACCGCGGAGTACTGCGAGATCGGCGGCGAGCGCTTCGCGAAGCTCACCGATGCCGAGGACTTCAGCTACTCCCTGTGGGTCGACGGCGCCGAGACCCCGGTCAGCCGGAGCCTCGCAGTGACCTGGACCAACCCGGTGCTCAAGTCGTTCAGCACCGGCGTCTTCGAGGCCACCGAGCTCGCCGGCAAGCAGGTCTCGCTGCACCTCGACTACACCGCGCCGCCGGGCCTCGACGCCGGCTACGGCGTCTGGTTGGACAACCTCAAGGTGAGCTGCGGTGCCGTCGCGCGGCCGGCGCCGTACCAGCTCCTCAGCGGTACGTCGATGGCGGCGCCGATGGTCTCGGGAGCGGCCGCGCTGCTGTACTCCCTGAAGCCCGGTGCCACGACGGCACAGGTGCGGGCCGCGATCCTCGGCAGTGCTCGGCGGGTGGCCGCGTGGAAGGGGCGGACGGTCACCGGTGGTCGGCTCGACGTGGCCGCGGCGATGGGCAGGCTGGTGCCGCCCGACACCCGGATGGTGGCGAGCCCGCGGGTCTCCGGCCAAGCCGTGGCGATCAAGGCCGGCCAGAACGGCACGATCCCCGGGGTGACCTTCCAGTGCCGGATCGACTCCGGTCCCTTCCGTGCCTGCAACCCGAACGGCGCCGTCCGCGGTGTGCGGCCCGGTCACCACGTCTTCGCCGTCCGTGCGGTCGACCGGTACGGCAACGTCGACCCGACCCCGGCCAGGGCATCGTTCGTGGTCGCCGGGTGCATCGTGCCCGCGGTGATCGGCAGGACCCCGTCACGGGCCGTGGCAGCCTTCGACAGGGCAGGCTGCAAGGTCGGCAAGCTCGTGCGGCCGACCGGGGTGCCGAACAGGAAGCTGAAGGTGAAGGCCGTCTACCCCGTGGCCGGCGCGTACCGTCTGCCCGGTGAGCTGCTCACGGTCGTGCTGAAGCGGCGTTGA
- a CDS encoding ionic transporter y4hA: MTPPPPSLTTRARDWTTFVPVTGAIALAVLWGSHPSDLVLIALVPPLLGAVFAAVQHAEVVAHKIGEPFGSLLLAVAVTIIEVGLIVMLMTSDKDTSELARDTVFAAVMICLNGIVGLVLLVGALKHHLANFNPEGTGAALATVVTLAFITLVLPRFSTSHPGPEFTGSQLAFAAIASLALYGMFVFTQTVRHREFFLPVDTDGDGIEEPHEVTTHDAWWSLALLLVALVCVVGLAKLESSGIERAVSAAGLPHAVVGVVIALLVLAPESIAAVRAAAADQVQTGLNLAYGSAMASIGLTIPAIAVASIWLDGPLELGLTPVQIVLLVMSVFVSILTVVPGRSKPLQGGVHLVILAAFVFLSIAP, encoded by the coding sequence ATGACCCCTCCCCCGCCGTCCCTGACGACCCGCGCCCGTGACTGGACCACGTTCGTCCCGGTCACCGGCGCGATCGCCCTCGCGGTGCTGTGGGGGTCGCACCCGAGCGACCTGGTCCTGATCGCCCTGGTACCGCCGCTGCTCGGCGCCGTCTTCGCCGCGGTCCAGCACGCCGAGGTCGTCGCCCACAAGATCGGCGAGCCGTTCGGCTCGCTCCTGCTCGCCGTGGCGGTCACGATCATCGAGGTCGGTCTGATCGTCATGCTGATGACCTCGGACAAGGACACCTCCGAGCTCGCCCGCGACACCGTCTTCGCCGCCGTGATGATCTGCCTGAACGGCATCGTCGGTCTGGTGCTCCTGGTCGGCGCCCTCAAGCACCACCTGGCGAACTTCAACCCGGAGGGCACCGGCGCCGCGCTCGCGACCGTGGTCACGCTGGCGTTCATCACCCTGGTCCTCCCCCGCTTCTCCACCAGCCACCCCGGACCGGAGTTCACCGGCTCGCAGCTGGCGTTCGCGGCGATCGCGTCGCTCGCGCTCTACGGGATGTTCGTGTTCACCCAGACCGTCCGCCACCGTGAGTTCTTCCTCCCGGTCGACACCGACGGGGACGGCATCGAGGAGCCGCACGAGGTCACCACGCACGACGCCTGGTGGAGCCTCGCGCTCCTGCTCGTCGCGCTGGTCTGCGTGGTCGGACTGGCCAAGCTGGAGTCCAGCGGCATCGAGCGCGCCGTCTCGGCGGCCGGCCTCCCGCACGCGGTGGTCGGCGTGGTGATCGCCCTCCTGGTGCTCGCGCCCGAGAGCATCGCCGCCGTCCGCGCCGCGGCGGCCGACCAGGTGCAGACCGGTCTCAACCTGGCCTACGGCTCGGCGATGGCGTCGATCGGGCTGACCATCCCTGCGATCGCCGTCGCCTCGATCTGGCTGGACGGGCCGCTCGAGCTGGGGCTCACGCCCGTGCAGATCGTGCTCCTGGTGATGTCGGTGTTCGTCAGCATCCTCACCGTCGTCCCGGGACGGTCGAAACCACTCCAGGGCGGCGTCCACCTGGTCATCCTGGCGGCGTTCGTCTTCCTGTCGATCGCACCCTGA